The following coding sequences are from one Caloenas nicobarica isolate bCalNic1 chromosome 25, bCalNic1.hap1, whole genome shotgun sequence window:
- the SLC4A5 gene encoding electrogenic sodium bicarbonate cotransporter 4 produces MDTLQHDGDEMEWKESARWIKFEEKVEEGGERWSKPHVSTLSLHSLFELRTCLQTGTVLLDLDGYSLPQIIDDVIEKQIEDGLLKPELREKISYVLLRKHRHQTKKPIHRSLADIGKSVSSNTTRSPVRSPAAGAAFHRSTEDLRMRQSASYGRLRHAQSRSMNDISDTPSTDQLKNKFIKKIPKDAEASNVLVGEVEFLEKPFVAFVRLLQATMLGGVTEVPVPTRFLFILLGPAGKAKSYNEIGRAIATLMVDDLFSDVAYKARDREDLIAGIDEFLDEVIVLPPGEWDPNIRIEPPKKVPSAEKRKSVFSLNEVGQMNGTAGGAGAGGGGGSSEDGEMPEVHEIGEELTWTGRFCGGLYLDIKRKLPWFPSDFYEAFHIQSISAILFIYLGCITNAITFGGLLGDATDNYQGVMESFLGTAMAGSMFCLFAGQPLIILSSTGPILIFEKLLFDFSKGNGIDYMEFRLWIGLHSALQCLILVATDASFIIKYITRFTEEGFSTLISFIFIYDAIKKMIGAFKYYPINSDFKPDYVTMYKCECIAPDPANATLFDASAPVAPNTTNISLYNAINLTALDWTQLSKKECLKYGGSLVGKSCKFVPDLALMSFILFFGTYSMTLTLKKFKFSRYFPTKVRAFIADFSNVFSILLFCAVDACFGLDTPKLHIPSIIKPTRVDRGWFVFPFGKNPWWVYLASALPALLVTILIFMDQQITAVIVNRKEHKLRKAAGYHLDLFWVGILMAVCSFMGLPWYVAATVISIAHIDSLKMETETSAPGEQPQFLGVREQRVTGIIVFVLTGISVFLAPILKYIPMPVLYGVFLYMGVASLNGIQFWERCKLFLMPAKHQPDYVFLRHVPLRRIHLFTLVQIICLAVLWILKSTVAAIIFPVMILALILVRRLLDFVFSQHDLAWIDNIIPEKEKKKEDDKKKKKKGNKGDSSSDEEFPPPSVIKIPMEPLPSQPQNGGPHCLSRKRSSTWSFAF; encoded by the exons ATGGACACGCTGCAGCACGACGGCGACGAGATGGAGTGGAAAGAATCGGCCAG GTGGATCAAGTTTGAAGAGAAGGTGGAGGAAGGCGGGGAGAGGTGGAGCAAGCCCCACGTGTCCACGTTGTCCTTGCACAGCCTGTTTGAGCTGCGGACGTGTCTACAGACAGGAACAGTGCTCCTGGACTTGGACGGTTACTCTTTGCCCCAAATCATAG ATGATGTTATTGAGAAGCAGATTGAGGACGGGCTGCTCAAGCCGGAGCTGCGGGAGAAGATAAGCTACGTGCTCCTCAGGAAGCACCGGCACCAAACCAAGAAGCCAATCCACCGGTCCTTGGCCGACATCGGCAAGTCCGTCTCCTCCAACACGA CCCGCAGCCCCGTCCGGAGCCCGGCTGCCGGCGCCGCCTTCCACCGCTCCACCGAGGACCTGCGGATGCGCCAGAGCGCCAGCTACGGCCGCCTGC GTCACGCACAGAGCCGGAGCATGAATGACATCTCGGACACTCCGAGCACTGACCAG CTGAAGAACAAGTTCATCAAGAAGATCCCCAAGGATGCAGAGGCCTCCAACGTGCTGGTGGGAGAAGTGGAATTCCTGGAGAAGCCCTTCGTGGCTTTTGTGCGGCTCCTCCAGGCGACAATGCTGGGAGGGGTGACGGAGGTGCCCGTCCCCACCAG GTTCCTCTTTATCCTCCTCGGTCCCGCAGGAAAAGCCAAATCCTACAACGAGATCGGCAGAGCCATCGCAACCCTCATGGTGGATGAT CTCTTCAGCGACGTTGCCTACAAAGCCCGGGACAGAGAAGACCTGATCGCCGGCATCGACGAGTTCCTGGATGAAGTCATTGTCCTGCCGCCTGGCGAGTGGGACCCCAACATTAGGATCGAGCCACCCAAAAAAGTGCCCTCGGCTGAGAAGAG aaaatcagttttctcGCTGAACGAGGTTGGGCAGATGAACGGCACGGCCGGTGGGGCAGGCGCCGGGGGCGGTGGAGGCAGCAGCGAGGATGGAGAGATGCCCGAAGTTCACGAAATCGGGGAAGAACTCACGTGGACTGGCAG GTTTTGCGGTGGCCTCTATTTGGATATCAAGAGGAAGCTGCCCTGGTTCCCCAGCGATTTCTATGAAGCTTTTCATATCCAGTCCATCTCCGCCATCCTGTTCATCTacctgggctgcatcaccaACGCCATCACCTTCGGGGGCTTGCTTGGGGATGCTACGGACAACTACCAG GGCGTCATGGAGAGCTTCCTGGGAACGGCCATGGCCGGCTCCATGTTCTGCCTCTTCGCCGGGCAACCGCTCATCATCCTCAGCAGCACCGGCCCCATCCTCATCTTCGAGAAGCTGCTCTTCGACTTCAGCAA AGGCAACGGCATCGACTACATGGAGTTCCGCCTCTGGATCGGCTTGCACTCCGCCCTACAGTGCCTTATCCTGGTGGCCACCGACGCCAGCTTCATTATAAAATACATCACCCGCTTCACAGAAGAAGGCTTCTCCACCCTCATCAGCTTCATCTTCATCTATGACGCCATCAAGAAGATGATCGGAGCCTTTAAGTACTACCCCATCAATTCGGATTTCAAGCCGGACTACGTGACCATGTACAAGTGCGAGTGCATCGCTCCCGACCCAG ccaACGCGACCTTGTTCGATGCTTCAGCTCCGGTGGCGCCCAACACCACTAACATTTCTCTG TACAATGCTATTAACCTCACAGCTCTGGACTGGACTCAGCTGAGTAAGAAGGAATGTCTCAAATACGGCGGCAGCTTAGTGGGGAAATCCTGTAAATTCGTGCCCGACCTGGCCCTTATGtccttcatcctcttcttcgGGACCTACTCTATGACCTTGACCCtgaaaaaattcaaattcagcCGCTATTTCCCTACCAAG GTCAGGGCTTTCATTGCTGATTTTTCCAATGTCTTCTCCATCCTCCTGTTCTGCGCCGTGGACGCCTGTTTCGGACTGGACACCCCCAAACTGCACATCCCCAGTATCATCAAG CCCACCCGCGTGGACCGAGGGTGGTTTGTGTTTCCCTTTGGGAAGAACCCATGGTGGGTTTACCTGGCGAGCGCTCTGCCCGCCCTCCTCgtcaccatcctcatcttcatGGACCAGCAGATCACGGCCGTCATCGTCAACAGGAAGGAGCACAAGCTGCGG AAAGCCGCGGGCTACCACCTGGACCTCTTCTGGGTGGGCATCCTCATGGCCGTCTGCTCCTTCATGGGGCTGCCCTGGTACGTGGCAGCCACCGTCATCTCCATCGCCCACATCGACAGCCTCAAGATGGAGACGGAGACCAGCGCCccgggggagcagccccagttCTTGGGGGTCAG GGAGCAAAGAGTGACGGGAATCATCGTCTTCGTGCTGACGGGGATTTCCGTCTTCCTGGCTCCTATCCTGAAG TACATCCCCATGCCGGTGCTGTACGGCGTCTTTCTGTACATGGGCGTTGCGTCGCTGAACGGCATCCAG TTCTGGGAGCGCTGCAAACTCTTCCTCATGCCGGCCAAGCACCAACCCGACTACGTCTTCCTCCGGCACGTGCCATTGCGCCGCATCCACCTCTTCACGCTGGTGCAGATCATCTGCCTGGCCGTGCTCTGGATCCTCAAATCCACCGTGGCCGCCATCATCTTCCCCGTCATG ATTTTAGCCCTGATTCTGGTGAGGCGGCtcctggattttgttttctcccaacACGACCTGGCCTGGATTGACAACATCATCCctgagaaggagaagaagaaagaggatgacaagaaaaagaagaaaaaaggcaacaaaggAGACAGCAGCAGCGACGAGGAG TTCCCACCTCCCTCAGTCATTAAGATCCCCATGGAGCCCCTGCCATCGCAGCCCCAAAATGGGGGTCCCCATTGCCTCAGCC gaAAGAGGTCCTCCACCTGGAGCTTTGCGTTCTGA
- the MTHFD2 gene encoding bifunctional methylenetetrahydrofolate dehydrogenase/cyclohydrolase, mitochondrial: protein MATALCPLRALGRSALRPRGLHLSAASNEAVVISGRKLARQIRQEARHEVDQWVAAGNKRPHLSVVLVGEDPASHSYVLKKTEAAADVGISSETILRPASITEEELLDLISRLNNDANVDGLLVQLPLPEHIDERKICNAVTPDKDVDGFHVINVGRMCLDQYSMLPATPWGVWEIIKRTGIPTLGKNVVVAGRSKNVGMPIAMLLHTDGRHERPGGDATVTISHRYTPKEQLKQHTIRADIVVAAAGIPNLITADMIKEGAAVIDVGITRVQDPVTAKWRLVGDVDFEGVKKKAGYITPVPGGVGPMTVAMLMKNTIIAAKKLLKPKELEALTA, encoded by the exons ATGGCAACCGCGCTCTGTCCGCTCCGCGCCCTGGGCCGCTCCGCGCTGCGGCCCCGCGGCCTCCACCTCAGCGCCGCCAG CAACGAGGCGGTGGTGATCTCGGGAAGGAAGCTGGCCCGGCAGATCCGGCAGGAAGCCCGACATGAGGTGGACCAGTGGGTCGCGGCTGGGAATAAGAGGCCTCACCTCAGTGTGGTTCTGGTCGGCGAGGATCCAGCAAGTCACTCCTACGTGCTCAAAAAAACCGAAGCGGCCGCTGATGTCG GAATCAGCAGTGAAACCATCCTCAGACCGGCTTCTATCACTGAAGAGGAGCTGCTAGATTTGATCAGCAGACTCAATAATGACGCCAACGTGGACGGCCTGTTAGTGCAGCTTCCTCTGCCTG AACACATTGATGAGCGCAAGATTTGCAATGCTGTGACTCCGGACAAAGACGTCGATGGCTTTCACGTGATAAATGTGGGGCGCATGTGCCTTGACCAGTACTCCATGCTGCCCGCGACGCCGTGGGGCGTGTGGGAGATCATCAAAAGAACCG GCATCCCGACGCTGGGGAAGAACGTGGTGGTGGCCGGCAGGTCCAAGAACGTGGGCATGCCCATCGCCATGCTGCTGCACACTGATGGCAGGCACGAGCGCCCGGGAG GTGATGCCACCGTCACCATATCCCACCGCTACACTCccaaggagcagctgaagcaaCACACGATTCGCGCCGATATTGTGGTGGCGGCAGCAG GGATCCCCAACCTGATCACGGCCGACATGATCAAAGAAGGAGCTGCCGTTATCGACGTGGGGATAACGAGGGTGCAGGATCCCGTCACTGCCAAGTGGCGGCTGGTCGGGGATGTGGATTTTGAAG GGGTGAAGAAGAAAGCTGGCTACATCACTCCAGTCCCGGGGGGCGTGGGGCCCATGACGGTGGCCATGCTGATGAAGAACACCATCATCGCCGCCAAGAAGCTGCTCAAACCCAAAGAGCTGGAGGCATTAACCGCTTAA